In one Heptranchias perlo isolate sHepPer1 chromosome 25, sHepPer1.hap1, whole genome shotgun sequence genomic region, the following are encoded:
- the LOC137342007 gene encoding hydroxysteroid 11-beta-dehydrogenase 1-like protein B, with protein sequence MAGAQKLLLPAAVVLVAYYFFMPDSFSPEKVRGKRVLVTGSSTGIGEQIAYHFARMGAHVILTARREQQLQMVKQRCLELGAASADYVLSDMSDLSSAGNVIKETQEKLGGLDYLVLNHFGGIGKFGYFKGEIQHVVSSLTVNFLSYVQLSSAAMSMLKESQGSIIAISSLSGRIGAPFTVVYCASKFAVEGFYSSLRRELILQQVNVSVTVAILGYIDTDNAIKTVGNKIKIAASPKEECALEVVKAGVLRMPEVFYPFWSIKIANLLRDIAPELMANIFDQVYILENIS encoded by the exons ATGGCTGGAGCACAGAAATTGCTGCTGCCTGCTGCAGTTGTGCTGGTTGCTTATTACTTTTTCATGCCAGACTCCTTCAGTCCAG AGAAAGTTCGTGGAAAACGGGTTCTCGTGACTGGTTCGAGCACTGGGATTGGAGAACAAATTGCCTATCACTTTGCCAGGATGGGTGCACACGTCATCTTGACTGCTAGGAGAGAACAACAACTACAGATG GTGAAACAACGCTGCCTGGAACTGGGCGCTGCCTCTGCAGATTACGTCCTGTCTGATATGAGCGATTTGTCATCAGCAGGGAATGTCATCAAGGAAACGCAAGAGAAACTGG GAGGACTCGACTACCTGGTGTTAAACCACTTTGGAGGAATTGGGAAGTTTGGCTACTTTAAAGGAGAAATACAACATGTGGTCAGCAGTCTGACTGTTAATTTTCTCAGCTACGTCCAACTGAGCAGTGCAGCCATGTCCATGCTAAAGGAATCTCAGGGAAGCATCATCGCAATATCATCATTAAGCG GAAGGATTGGTGCCCCCTTCACTGTAGTCTATTGTGCATCCAAGTTTGCGGTTGAAGGTTTCTATAGCTCGCTGCGTAGAGAGCTCATCTTACAACAAGTCAACGTTTCCGTCACTGTAGCAATTTTAGGCTACATCGATACAG ACAATGCGATAAAAACCGTCGGAAATAAAATCAAGATTGCAGCCTCACCCAAGGAAGAGTGCGCCCTTGAAGTGGTGAAAGCAGGTGTGCTACGAATGCCAGAAGTCTTCTATCCGTTCTGGAGCATAAAAATTGCCAATCTACTGCGAGACATTGCCCCAGAACTGATGGCAAATATTTTTGACCAGGTGTACATACTGGAGAACATCAGCTAA